The proteins below are encoded in one region of Leptotrichia sp. oral taxon 218:
- the mnmG gene encoding tRNA uridine-5-carboxymethylaminomethyl(34) synthesis enzyme MnmG, whose product MKNYDVIVVGAGHAGVEAALASARMGLNTAIFTITLDNIGVMSCNPSIGGPAKSHLAKEVDALGGEMGRNMDKSFIQMRILNTKKGPAVRSLRSQADRKIYALEMKKTVEKQENLDTIQDIVTELVTENGEIRGIKTKTGMEFCAKAVVLATGTFLRGLLYIGEKRVKGGRMGELSADDLTSSLKNLGFKMGRFKTGTPPRLDIRTLDLEKLEKQPGETEVPLKFSMRTSIEEAQSRPQLSCFLTRTNLATHKIITENLHRAPMYNGSISSTGPRYCPSIEDKVVKFSDKDSHHLFLEPEGFHTTEVYISGLSTSYPAELQQKIVNSIEGLENAHIMRYGYAVEYDIVNPSELDYSLETKRIKGLFLAGQLNGTSGYEEAAAQGIIAGINAALKVQGKEPLILDRESSYIGTMIDDLINKELFEPYRMFTARSEYRLILREDNADIRLSEKGYKVGLLPKKYYDKVLKKIENVKNTITKLEETKLGTSNKKLVEVLEKYGESLKSGTTLKEILRRPKVTYEDIKYIVQDIENGPKLDFDAETEYQIEVQVKYEGYIARALSVMEREKKLDTKLIPKDFDYDAMKGITREAKQRLKEKRPYNVGQATRVAGVTPADISVLIMYLDGILK is encoded by the coding sequence ATGAAAAATTATGATGTAATTGTAGTTGGTGCTGGACACGCTGGTGTGGAAGCTGCTTTAGCTTCTGCCAGAATGGGTCTAAATACTGCAATTTTTACAATAACTTTAGATAATATCGGCGTTATGTCGTGTAACCCTTCCATTGGCGGACCTGCAAAAAGCCATTTGGCAAAAGAAGTTGATGCACTTGGTGGAGAAATGGGACGAAATATGGACAAGAGCTTTATTCAAATGAGAATTTTAAACACAAAAAAAGGTCCAGCTGTGAGATCTCTTCGTTCCCAAGCTGACAGAAAAATTTATGCATTAGAAATGAAAAAAACTGTCGAAAAACAGGAGAATCTTGATACAATTCAGGATATCGTGACAGAGCTTGTGACAGAAAATGGCGAAATCAGAGGAATTAAGACAAAAACTGGAATGGAATTTTGTGCAAAAGCTGTTGTACTTGCAACAGGAACTTTTCTTCGTGGACTTTTATACATTGGAGAAAAAAGAGTTAAAGGTGGAAGAATGGGAGAACTTTCAGCTGATGACCTGACTTCGTCGCTAAAAAATTTAGGATTTAAAATGGGAAGATTTAAGACAGGAACACCACCTAGACTTGATATTCGAACCCTTGACTTAGAAAAGCTAGAAAAACAGCCTGGAGAAACTGAAGTTCCACTAAAATTTTCAATGAGAACTTCTATTGAAGAAGCTCAGAGTCGACCACAGTTATCATGCTTTCTGACTAGAACAAATTTGGCAACACATAAAATTATAACAGAAAACCTTCATAGAGCGCCAATGTATAACGGAAGTATCAGCAGCACAGGACCTCGTTATTGTCCATCAATCGAAGACAAAGTCGTAAAATTTAGCGACAAGGACAGCCATCATTTATTCTTAGAGCCAGAAGGATTTCACACAACAGAAGTTTACATAAGTGGACTTTCCACAAGCTATCCAGCTGAATTGCAGCAAAAAATTGTAAACTCAATTGAAGGTCTTGAAAATGCTCATATTATGCGGTATGGTTACGCTGTTGAATACGACATTGTAAATCCAAGCGAACTTGACTATTCGCTTGAAACAAAAAGAATAAAAGGTCTATTTTTGGCAGGTCAATTAAACGGTACAAGTGGTTACGAAGAAGCTGCAGCTCAGGGAATTATTGCAGGAATAAATGCCGCTCTTAAAGTACAAGGAAAAGAACCTCTAATTTTAGACAGAGAAAGTTCTTATATTGGTACAATGATTGATGACTTAATCAATAAAGAATTATTTGAGCCTTACAGAATGTTTACCGCAAGATCGGAATATAGACTTATTTTAAGAGAAGATAACGCAGATATCAGACTTTCTGAAAAAGGTTACAAAGTTGGACTGCTTCCGAAAAAATATTACGACAAAGTTTTGAAAAAAATAGAAAATGTTAAAAATACTATTACAAAATTGGAAGAAACAAAACTTGGAACTAGCAACAAAAAGTTGGTAGAAGTTCTTGAAAAATACGGAGAATCGCTAAAAAGTGGAACAACTTTAAAAGAAATTTTGCGTCGACCAAAAGTTACTTATGAAGATATAAAATACATTGTACAAGATATTGAAAATGGTCCCAAACTCGATTTTGACGCTGAAACTGAATATCAAATTGAAGTACAAGTAAAATATGAAGGATATATCGCAAGAGCGCTAAGTGTCATGGAGCGTGAAAAAAAACTTGATACAAAATTAATTCCAAAAGATTTTGACTACGATGCAATGAAAGGGATAACACGAGAAGCTAAACAAAGATTGAAGGAAAAAAGACCATACAATGTGGGACAAGCGACAAGAGTTGCAGGTGTAACTCCAGCTGATATTTCGGTACTTATAATGTATTTGGATGGAATTTTGAAATAA